In a genomic window of Sulfuriferula nivalis:
- a CDS encoding heavy-metal-associated domain-containing protein, with protein sequence MQHTIINIKGMTCGGCTSSVTRVLSAISGVSEVNVSLEHANAEVTFDPDKTTLEAMHKVIDGAGFEVG encoded by the coding sequence ATGCAACATACCATCATCAACATCAAAGGCATGACCTGTGGCGGCTGCACCAGCAGTGTGACCCGCGTCCTCAGCGCAATCTCAGGGGTTAGCGAAGTCAACGTATCTCTGGAACACGCCAATGCTGAAGTAACTTTTGACCCCGACAAAACGACACTCGAAGCAATGCACAAAGTGATTGATGGGGCGGGGTTTGAAGTAGGTTAG
- the serB gene encoding phosphoserine phosphatase SerB, translating to MLYNLIIQGQHVPTQSLKQIAKLANVGAIDAINQQAFCLSQADNSQAAAIAAMCAEQQLDFAFIPFHRYIKDFKLAVMDMDSTLITIECIDEIADMIGVKTEVAAITEAAMRGEIVFAESLTRRVALLAGLDADALQRVYDERLQLTPGAEKLIATFQKNGIKTLLVSGGFTFFTDKLKARLNLDYAASNELEIVDGKLTGRILGTILDAQGKADWLNKIRNEIDCTQKQTLAIGDGANDLLMMAAAGSSVAYHAKPIVREQASYALNYNDLSAVIPLLGKE from the coding sequence ATGCTTTATAACTTAATTATTCAGGGACAACACGTCCCCACCCAAAGTCTGAAACAAATCGCCAAGCTTGCCAATGTCGGTGCAATCGACGCCATCAACCAGCAGGCATTTTGCCTGAGCCAGGCCGACAATAGCCAAGCTGCAGCCATCGCTGCTATGTGTGCAGAGCAACAACTGGATTTCGCTTTCATCCCTTTCCACCGCTACATCAAGGATTTCAAACTGGCAGTAATGGATATGGATTCCACCCTGATTACTATCGAATGCATAGACGAAATCGCCGATATGATAGGCGTCAAAACCGAAGTTGCTGCCATCACCGAAGCCGCCATGCGCGGTGAAATCGTCTTTGCCGAAAGCCTGACTCGCCGTGTCGCACTGCTCGCCGGACTGGATGCCGATGCACTACAACGCGTCTATGACGAACGCCTGCAACTCACACCAGGCGCAGAAAAACTCATCGCCACTTTCCAAAAAAACGGCATCAAAACCCTGCTGGTTTCTGGTGGATTTACTTTCTTCACGGACAAACTCAAAGCCAGACTCAATCTGGACTATGCAGCATCCAATGAGCTGGAAATCGTAGATGGAAAACTCACCGGTCGTATATTAGGCACAATACTTGACGCACAAGGCAAAGCCGACTGGCTCAATAAAATCCGAAATGAAATCGACTGCACCCAAAAACAAACCCTCGCCATTGGCGATGGCGCCAATGATCTGTTAATGATGGCTGCAGCAGGCAGCTCAGTCGCCTACCACGCCAAACCCATCGTACGTGAACAAGCCAGCTACGCACTCAATTATAATGATCTAAGTGCGGTCATCCCTCTACTAGGTAAGGAGTAA
- a CDS encoding EAL domain-containing protein, translating to MQQGLWLIAALLTLLSSGLIWWVLGRELSSLFTAIKTLAAVTDIRQSLQPLPINGDDEIGELIGEVNRLLIILAQREIAIAENRNLLLTIINTTQIRVFWKDRDLRYLGCNIVFAKDAGVDDPQSIVGIDDFQLVWADQAELYRADDRAVITTGIPKLFYEEPQTTSDGHITWLRTSKVPLRNADNQIIGILGMYEDITERKLAEQKIVESESRLRTIIENDPECVKIVDTYGLLRQMNPAGLAMIEADSLTQVMNKPILDIIAPEYHQLYSESHKQVLAGKAMELQYETIGLKGTRRWMESHAVPILDNGAPAYLAVTRDVTVRKQTDEKLRLSDLALKTVSQGIIISDIHQEIIWVNDAFTTITGYDRHEVVGRNCRFMQGVLTEPKTLCAIHQAIESATEFTGEILNYRKDGSVFWNELTVAPMCNEHSQVTHFVGIARDISERKQVEHKLQLAASVFSHAREGILITNPAGEIVDVNDMFTHITGYSREDVLGQNPRILSSGRQSKDFYISMWQDIYQDGHWYGEVWNRRKNGEVYAEMLTISAVYDADGNPAQFVGLFSDITTLKEHEHQLEHIAHYDALTDLPNRILLADRLHQGMVQAQRHGQKLVLVYLDLDGFKAVNDTYGHEVGDQLLIELAKRMKQVLREEDTLARLGGDEFVAILLNLSDVENCMPLLNRLLAVTADPLVIGDRALQVSASLGVTFYPQAEDADADQLLRQADHAMYQAKLAGKNRYHIFDAALDLNIRNHHESLERIRHALVNDEFVLYYQPKVNMRTGVVTGAEALIRWQHPELGLVPPADFLSIIEDHPLAVELGEWVIKAALSQMSDWHDVGLDITVSVNISARQLQQSDFVERLTALMLAYPQMTPGCIELEILETSALEDMLHVTQVIETCQKIGFKFALDDFGTGYSSLTYLKHLPANMLKIDQSFVRGMLDNPDDVAILDGVLGLAKAFRRQVIAEGVETIAHGAMLLQLGCDLAQGYAIARPMPAIDFHVWSTTWRPDIAWQDLHVLSRDDLPLLFAGVEHRAWIASVSAYLREESNVLPPMDHHQCFFGIWLDTKHPAKYELQPVFQHILVLHQQVHALARELLALYADNQQLVSLTRLDELYAQRDALLAALRDLLQGNLSAYDR from the coding sequence ATGCAACAAGGTTTATGGCTAATTGCTGCATTACTGACTTTGTTGAGCAGCGGTCTGATTTGGTGGGTATTAGGCCGAGAATTATCATCATTATTTACTGCAATTAAGACCTTGGCGGCAGTCACTGATATACGACAGTCGTTGCAGCCTTTGCCAATTAATGGCGATGATGAGATTGGTGAACTGATTGGTGAAGTCAATCGGTTGTTGATCATCCTGGCACAACGTGAAATCGCAATAGCTGAAAACCGCAATTTATTACTGACCATTATCAATACTACCCAGATACGTGTGTTCTGGAAGGATAGAGATCTGCGTTATCTGGGGTGTAACATCGTATTTGCCAAAGATGCGGGGGTGGATGATCCACAATCGATAGTAGGTATAGATGATTTTCAGCTAGTGTGGGCGGATCAGGCTGAATTATATCGTGCTGATGATCGTGCAGTTATTACAACGGGTATTCCCAAGTTGTTTTATGAAGAGCCACAAACAACCTCTGATGGGCATATAACCTGGTTGCGTACGTCGAAGGTGCCACTTAGAAATGCCGATAATCAAATTATTGGCATTTTAGGTATGTACGAAGATATTACTGAACGCAAACTTGCTGAGCAAAAAATAGTCGAAAGCGAATCAAGGTTGCGCACCATCATAGAGAATGATCCTGAGTGTGTGAAAATTGTTGATACTTATGGGTTGTTGAGGCAAATGAATCCCGCTGGGTTAGCAATGATAGAGGCAGACTCATTAACGCAAGTAATGAATAAACCAATATTGGATATTATTGCGCCTGAGTACCATCAGCTTTACAGTGAATCCCACAAGCAGGTGCTTGCAGGGAAAGCCATGGAGCTTCAGTATGAAACGATAGGGTTGAAAGGAACGCGCCGCTGGATGGAAAGCCACGCTGTGCCCATACTGGACAATGGTGCACCAGCTTATCTTGCTGTTACGCGTGATGTTACAGTACGTAAGCAGACTGACGAGAAATTGAGATTAAGCGACCTTGCGCTGAAAACAGTATCACAGGGCATCATTATTAGTGATATTCATCAAGAGATTATTTGGGTGAATGACGCGTTTACAACAATTACGGGATACGATCGTCATGAGGTGGTGGGTCGGAATTGTCGGTTTATGCAAGGTGTGCTAACTGAGCCGAAAACCCTTTGTGCCATACATCAGGCTATTGAGAGCGCGACTGAATTTACGGGTGAAATCTTGAATTATCGTAAAGATGGTAGCGTGTTCTGGAATGAGTTAACTGTCGCGCCGATGTGTAATGAGCATAGTCAGGTGACGCACTTTGTTGGTATCGCACGTGATATCTCTGAACGCAAACAAGTAGAACATAAGCTCCAGCTGGCTGCCAGTGTGTTTTCTCATGCGCGTGAAGGCATACTGATTACAAATCCTGCTGGAGAGATAGTCGACGTTAATGATATGTTTACGCATATTACTGGTTACAGTCGTGAAGATGTATTAGGGCAGAATCCACGTATTTTGAGCTCTGGGCGTCAGAGTAAGGATTTTTATATATCCATGTGGCAGGATATTTATCAAGATGGCCACTGGTATGGTGAAGTTTGGAATCGCCGTAAGAATGGCGAGGTTTATGCTGAAATGCTCACTATTAGTGCGGTATATGATGCAGATGGGAACCCTGCTCAATTTGTTGGATTGTTTTCTGATATTACTACACTGAAAGAGCATGAGCATCAGCTGGAACATATAGCTCACTATGATGCCTTGACTGACTTGCCTAACCGGATACTGTTGGCGGATCGATTGCATCAGGGTATGGTGCAGGCGCAGCGACATGGTCAGAAATTGGTGTTGGTTTATCTTGATCTGGATGGCTTCAAGGCGGTTAATGATACTTATGGGCATGAAGTAGGGGATCAGCTACTTATCGAGTTAGCAAAGCGTATGAAGCAGGTGCTGCGTGAAGAAGATACTCTGGCGCGTCTTGGCGGTGATGAGTTTGTTGCGATATTGCTTAATTTGAGTGATGTTGAGAATTGTATGCCATTGTTAAATCGTCTGCTTGCTGTGACGGCTGATCCATTAGTCATAGGAGACCGTGCGTTACAAGTTTCTGCCAGTCTTGGTGTTACCTTTTACCCACAAGCGGAAGATGCTGATGCTGATCAGTTGTTACGGCAGGCAGACCATGCCATGTATCAGGCAAAATTAGCCGGGAAAAATCGGTATCATATTTTTGATGCTGCGCTGGATTTGAATATTCGTAACCATCATGAGAGCTTGGAGCGTATTCGTCATGCTTTGGTTAATGATGAGTTTGTGTTGTACTACCAGCCTAAAGTGAATATGCGTACAGGTGTCGTCACTGGTGCAGAAGCATTGATACGTTGGCAACATCCTGAACTTGGGCTGGTGCCACCAGCCGATTTCTTGTCGATTATTGAAGACCACCCATTGGCAGTTGAGCTGGGTGAATGGGTAATAAAAGCTGCTTTGTCACAAATGTCCGATTGGCATGATGTTGGGTTGGATATAACAGTTAGTGTGAATATCAGCGCACGTCAGTTACAGCAGAGTGATTTTGTCGAGCGATTGACTGCATTAATGTTGGCGTACCCACAGATGACACCAGGTTGCATAGAACTGGAAATACTGGAAACCAGTGCACTAGAAGATATGCTGCACGTTACTCAAGTTATCGAAACATGTCAGAAAATCGGCTTCAAATTTGCCCTTGACGATTTTGGTACAGGCTATTCATCGTTGACTTATTTAAAACATCTGCCTGCGAATATGCTCAAAATTGATCAGAGTTTTGTTCGCGGTATGCTGGATAATCCTGATGATGTTGCGATTCTGGATGGTGTATTGGGGTTGGCTAAGGCATTCCGGCGTCAAGTGATAGCCGAGGGTGTTGAGACGATTGCACATGGTGCAATGTTGTTGCAACTCGGTTGTGATCTGGCCCAAGGTTATGCAATTGCACGTCCTATGCCAGCGATAGATTTTCATGTTTGGTCAACAACTTGGCGTCCTGATATTGCATGGCAGGATTTGCACGTGCTTAGTCGTGATGATTTGCCTTTATTGTTTGCTGGTGTTGAACACCGAGCCTGGATAGCTAGTGTCTCTGCTTATTTAAGGGAAGAAAGTAATGTATTGCCGCCGATGGATCATCATCAGTGTTTCTTCGGTATCTGGCTGGATACTAAACATCCAGCCAAATATGAATTACAACCGGTTTTTCAGCATATTCTGGTATTACACCAGCAGGTGCATGCTTTGGCGAGGGAGTTGTTGGCGCTCTATGCAGACAATCAGCAACTGGTCAGCCTGACTAGATTAGATGAGTTATATGCGCAACGTGATGCATTGCTTGCAGCATTGCGGGATTTATTGCAGGGTAATTTGTCAGCGTATGACAGATAG